The DNA segment ATTCCGATGGTCTCGGACGCCAAAGTGGCGCTGGAAAAGATCTCCGCCGCCCTGGGCGATCACAAAGCCCCCGTGGTCGATGCCGCATGTCGGACAGAGTGGTTGGCCGCCGTCACGGCCCATTGTTTGCCGCGCGAGGCCACACAAGACGGTCGCCCTCTGGATGCCGAGGTGATCGGCGCGGTTCAGCGCGCGACGGGGGAGGACGCCATCGCGATGTGTGCCGCGGGCACCATGCCGGGAGCGCTCAAGCTGCTGTGGCAACCATCCCAAGGCGGCTATCACATGGAATACGGCTATTCTTGCATGGGCTACGAAGTTGCGGGCGCCATGGGGCTCAAATTGGCCCGACCCGAGCGCGACGTGATCTGTTTTGTCGGTGACGGATCCTACATGATGGCGAATTCGGAACTGGCTACGGCGGTGATGCGCAAAGTGCCTTTCACGGTGATTTTGACAGACAACCGTGGCTACGGCTGTATCAACCGCCTGCAAACGCTCGGCTGTGGTGGCGCGCCGTTCAACAACATGTATGCCGATTGCAATGTCGAGGCCCAGCCCGAGATTGATTATGTTGCCCATGCGGCCTCGATGGGGGCCTATGCGGTCAAGGCCGAGAGCATCGCCGATTTGCAAGTCCAGATTGCACATGCCCGCAGTCGCGACATTCCAACCGTCATCGTGATCGAGACCACCGCCGAGGAGGGGCCGGGTTTCGGCGCTGCGGGGCATTGGTGGGATGTCGCTGTTCCGGCAGTGAGCAAAACGGAAAAATCGCGTGCCGCCTATGCCGACTACCTTGAAAACATGACTCGCCAACGGCTGATAAACTGACACCCCGGCGGGCATTCCGCCAAAGGAGAGACAACCGATGATCCAGTTCGGGACCAATCCCATTGCATGGGCAAACGACGACGACCAAACCCTTGGCGCCGATATTCCGACCGCACGTATCCTGGACGAGGCGGGTCGGCAGATCGGCTTTGACGGAATCGAGAATGGCCACCGCTGGCCGCAGGATGACCCAGAGGCTCTGCGTGTGCTTTTGGCCGAATACGGGCTCGTCTTTATCTCGGGCTGGCACTCGCTCAACCTGCTTTCGCATTCGATCGAGGACGAGAAAGCTGCAATCCAGCCGCATTTGGACAAGCTCAAGCACAACGGCTGCAAGGTCTGTATTGCATGCGAAACGTCGAATTCGGTTCAGGGGCTGGATCTGCCGCTGTCGGATCGCCCGCTGCTTGATCGTAGCGGGATGGCCGAGTTTGCGGCTAAGGTGGAAGAGATTGCGCAATATTGCTCCGATCAGGGGATTGATCTCGTCTATCACCACCATATGGGCACTGTCGTGCAGTCGCCTGAGGATATCGACGCCTTCATGGCGGCCACGGGGCCTGCGACGAAGCTTCTGTTTGATGCCGGTCACTGCTTTTTTGGTGGCGGCGATCCTGAGGTGGTGTTGCGCAGACATATCGGCCGTGTCCGCCATTTTCACGCCAAGAACGTCCGCCCCGTGATCCGGGACAAGGTCGAGGGAGACGCGCTGTCGTTCATGGATGGCGTGCGTGCCGGGGTCTTTACCGTGCCAGGCGATCAGGAAGGAGGGGTGGATTTTGCACCGCTTCTGAAAATCCTCGCCGAGCATGAATATGACGGCTGGATCGTCATCGAGGCCGAACAGGACCCCGATCAGCGCAATCCGCTTCTCTACCA comes from the Celeribacter baekdonensis genome and includes:
- the iolE gene encoding myo-inosose-2 dehydratase: MIQFGTNPIAWANDDDQTLGADIPTARILDEAGRQIGFDGIENGHRWPQDDPEALRVLLAEYGLVFISGWHSLNLLSHSIEDEKAAIQPHLDKLKHNGCKVCIACETSNSVQGLDLPLSDRPLLDRSGMAEFAAKVEEIAQYCSDQGIDLVYHHHMGTVVQSPEDIDAFMAATGPATKLLFDAGHCFFGGGDPEVVLRRHIGRVRHFHAKNVRPVIRDKVEGDALSFMDGVRAGVFTVPGDQEGGVDFAPLLKILAEHEYDGWIVIEAEQDPDQRNPLLYQTLGLATLKRLARDAGLFDGGAHA